A region from the Oceanidesulfovibrio marinus genome encodes:
- a CDS encoding glycosyltransferase family 2 protein, whose amino-acid sequence MEPKSTNAPLKATVVVPVFNEENVISIFLETIEELFKARPDIQLEILFVNDGSTDATLARLIELQDMGHQIRIIDLSRNFGKEAALAAGLHHATGQVVIPIDVDLQDDPKLIFDMIEKWREGYEVVLGRRIDRSTDTRLKRVTANAFYYVHNLISQPKISSNVGDFRLMDRKVVEAFRSLPESRRFSKGLFAWVGFRSTYVDYSRTPRVAGCSKFNGWKLWNFALEGFTSFSTAPLRFWTYFGLGISLTSFLYALLIITKVLIRGIDVPGYASLIVAIMFFGGLQLMGIGILGEYLGRTYIESKRRPIFIVREAIEPSKNA is encoded by the coding sequence ATGGAACCCAAAAGCACCAACGCACCGCTGAAGGCAACGGTTGTTGTTCCCGTCTTCAACGAAGAGAACGTGATCTCCATTTTTCTCGAAACTATCGAGGAGCTATTCAAAGCCCGACCGGATATTCAACTTGAAATCCTCTTCGTAAACGACGGCAGCACGGACGCGACTCTCGCCCGACTTATAGAACTCCAAGACATGGGACACCAAATTCGGATTATCGATCTGAGCCGCAATTTCGGCAAGGAGGCTGCCCTTGCAGCCGGACTACACCATGCCACGGGGCAGGTGGTCATCCCCATTGATGTCGACTTGCAAGACGACCCGAAGCTGATCTTCGATATGATCGAAAAATGGCGAGAGGGATACGAAGTCGTCCTGGGCCGGCGGATCGACCGTTCCACTGACACTCGACTCAAACGTGTAACTGCTAACGCCTTTTACTACGTGCACAATTTGATATCCCAGCCTAAGATCTCCTCCAATGTTGGGGACTTCCGGCTTATGGACAGGAAAGTGGTTGAGGCCTTCAGGAGCCTGCCCGAGTCCAGGCGCTTCTCCAAAGGGCTGTTTGCTTGGGTCGGATTCCGCAGCACGTATGTCGATTACTCGCGTACCCCCCGTGTGGCTGGCTGCTCCAAGTTCAACGGCTGGAAACTCTGGAATTTCGCTTTAGAAGGTTTTACCAGCTTCAGTACCGCCCCCCTACGTTTTTGGACCTATTTTGGGTTGGGTATCTCACTGACATCTTTCTTATACGCACTCCTCATCATAACAAAAGTTTTGATACGCGGCATCGATGTCCCAGGATATGCCTCCCTCATAGTCGCCATCATGTTCTTTGGCGGCCTGCAACTGATGGGCATCGGCATTCTAGGTGAATATCTAGGCCGAACCTACATCGAATCCAAACGACGCCCAATCTTTATTGTTCGCGAAGCTATCGAGCCCTCCAAAAATGCTTGA
- the wecB gene encoding non-hydrolyzing UDP-N-acetylglucosamine 2-epimerase — translation MHQALLSAHAFPDANSLVFIMTNICLFAGTRPEVIKLAPVFRMLRADDSFSAHLILTGQHTDILEQAMRDMELEADANLHLMTTNQTLNSLTAKLLSAVDVVLENETPDWVLVQGDTTTAMTCAMAAFHRQIRVGHVEAGLRSYNRFAPYPEEVNRRIISTMADLHCAPTEEARSALLSEGVPDNNVIVSGNTVVDALSWMSEQLKSGDTGLPIPFRTALEAGRRVILVTSHRREAFGQGLKNICQALRILAQTHDDIHVLYPTHPNPNVLGPVQEMLGGVDRISLIDPVGYREMIAMMLSSHLLLTDSGGVQEEGLSLDKPVLVMREVTERPEGIAAGGAKLVGVDCDRIVNGVGELLTDENLYRRMAEAKNPYGDGRASERIIEAIKSFHA, via the coding sequence ATGCATCAGGCTCTTTTGTCTGCCCATGCCTTTCCTGATGCAAATAGTTTGGTTTTTATTATGACAAACATCTGCCTTTTCGCCGGCACAAGACCAGAGGTCATCAAGTTGGCGCCGGTGTTCCGGATGTTGCGAGCTGACGACAGCTTCTCCGCGCACCTGATTCTGACCGGACAGCACACGGACATACTTGAGCAGGCTATGCGGGATATGGAGCTCGAAGCGGATGCGAACCTGCACCTGATGACCACGAACCAGACCCTCAACAGCCTGACTGCCAAGCTGCTGAGTGCTGTTGACGTGGTTCTCGAAAACGAAACGCCTGACTGGGTTCTTGTCCAGGGCGACACCACGACCGCCATGACGTGCGCCATGGCGGCTTTCCATCGTCAGATACGCGTGGGCCATGTCGAGGCGGGCTTGCGCAGTTACAATCGATTTGCCCCGTACCCCGAAGAGGTCAATCGCCGTATTATCTCGACCATGGCGGATTTGCACTGTGCGCCTACCGAAGAGGCGCGCTCGGCGCTGCTGTCCGAAGGCGTGCCGGATAATAACGTAATCGTCAGTGGCAACACCGTGGTGGATGCGCTCTCTTGGATGTCGGAGCAGCTCAAATCTGGAGACACGGGGTTGCCCATTCCATTCAGAACAGCCCTTGAGGCTGGCCGTAGAGTCATATTGGTCACCAGCCATCGCCGTGAGGCCTTTGGACAGGGCCTGAAGAATATTTGCCAGGCCCTGCGAATCTTGGCGCAGACACACGACGATATCCACGTGCTCTACCCTACGCATCCCAACCCCAACGTGTTGGGGCCGGTTCAGGAGATGCTCGGCGGCGTGGATCGCATATCGCTCATAGATCCAGTGGGCTATCGCGAGATGATTGCCATGATGCTGTCCAGCCATCTGCTGCTGACGGATTCGGGCGGAGTTCAGGAGGAAGGTCTGTCGTTGGACAAACCGGTGTTGGTCATGCGAGAGGTAACCGAGCGCCCAGAGGGCATCGCGGCCGGAGGGGCCAAGCTGGTGGGCGTGGACTGCGACCGCATCGTCAATGGGGTTGGAGAACTGCTTACAGACGAAAACCTCTACCGGCGCATGGCAGAGGCAAAAAATCCCTATGGCGATGGCCGGGCCAGCGAGCGCATCATCGAGGCGATAAAGTCCTTCCATGCCTGA
- a CDS encoding glycosyltransferase — MPETANNDGKTRRDIVLLSTADWSHPCWTNKQYVGRELAAAGHRVLYVESLGLRQPSLREGRDMRRIFRRLMHMFRPMVKVNEHLYVYTPFVIPLHRYALVRRINRGLFNLSLRLIMRVLRMDADLLWTYNPITTATTDLQRFKTVVYHCVDNIAAMPGLPKETIEQREPELIRNADAIFTSAPALQDKCAALNSNTHYFHNVAEFEHFNQATRDDLPVAEPLRDMQGVIVGFVGALSDYKVDFNLIAGIAAARPDWTIYLLGQLGESILCRDDSALRQHDNIVLHGPVDYAELPSYLKRFDVVLLPMLINEYTKSVFPMKFFEYLAAGKPLVSTRLPAITEYRHLVRLADDAKGFVAAIEDILRNNCPPRAGIEEAQKHSYPARTQAMMEIVAQTQGER; from the coding sequence ATGCCTGAGACTGCCAACAACGACGGCAAGACACGCCGAGACATTGTTCTTCTCTCCACGGCGGATTGGAGCCATCCCTGCTGGACAAACAAGCAGTACGTGGGCCGCGAGCTGGCCGCTGCAGGTCACAGGGTGCTGTATGTGGAGTCCCTGGGGCTCAGGCAACCCTCCTTGCGCGAAGGAAGGGACATGCGTCGAATTTTTCGCCGGCTCATGCACATGTTCAGGCCTATGGTGAAGGTGAACGAGCATCTGTATGTCTACACGCCCTTTGTCATTCCGCTCCACCGTTACGCTTTGGTCCGAAGAATCAACCGCGGCCTGTTCAATCTCTCGCTGCGATTAATCATGCGCGTCCTGAGAATGGACGCTGATCTGCTCTGGACATACAACCCTATCACCACGGCGACGACTGACCTTCAGCGTTTCAAGACTGTGGTCTATCACTGTGTGGACAACATCGCCGCCATGCCTGGTCTGCCCAAAGAGACCATAGAGCAGCGTGAACCAGAGCTCATCCGCAACGCCGATGCGATTTTCACGTCCGCCCCTGCCCTTCAGGACAAATGCGCCGCGCTCAATTCGAACACACATTACTTTCACAATGTGGCGGAGTTCGAACACTTCAACCAAGCAACACGGGACGACCTTCCAGTCGCCGAGCCCTTGCGGGATATGCAGGGAGTCATTGTCGGGTTTGTCGGGGCCCTCAGCGACTACAAGGTGGACTTCAACCTCATCGCAGGCATAGCAGCCGCCCGACCGGACTGGACCATCTATTTATTAGGACAGCTCGGTGAATCGATTCTTTGCAGAGACGACTCGGCGCTCAGGCAACACGACAATATCGTGCTTCATGGTCCGGTGGACTATGCAGAACTGCCGTCGTATCTAAAAAGATTTGACGTGGTGCTCCTGCCCATGCTGATCAACGAGTATACCAAGTCGGTTTTCCCCATGAAATTCTTTGAGTACCTCGCCGCGGGCAAGCCGTTGGTCTCCACCCGGCTTCCGGCGATTACCGAGTATCGTCACCTGGTACGCCTTGCTGACGATGCAAAAGGGTTTGTGGCGGCCATTGAGGACATCCTGAGAAATAATTGTCCGCCCCGGGCTGGCATCGAAGAGGCGCAAAAACACTCATACCCAGCGCGCACTCAGGCCATGATGGAGATAGTCGCACAGACCCAGGGTGAGAGATAA
- a CDS encoding glycosyltransferase family 4 protein, translating into MKVLFNTYPVAFDCPGGGEVQLMECKAALERRGIEVLLYDPWQPQFDQADVVHFFSVQGGSIPFCRHVKNRGLPLAISPILWLGENKYDYALKEIGALLELCDVVLPNSRAEGKLLANWYKLPESKFAPVVNGVDDRFFAKGDPLIFCERFGIETPFLLNIANIEPRKNQKRLIQASRDLEMLVILAGRIRDEAYWKECQEYMHPGVRYIGPLEYASDLHRSAYAACKGFILATRLETPGLAALEAAAQGVPLCITSEGCAEEYFGEHPHYVDPQSVESIRAGLKAVCGMERSPELARLVKRRYTWDEAGRQLHEVYTRLV; encoded by the coding sequence ATGAAAGTTTTATTCAACACCTACCCGGTCGCTTTCGATTGCCCAGGCGGTGGCGAGGTCCAGCTCATGGAGTGCAAGGCCGCCCTGGAACGCCGCGGGATCGAGGTTCTGCTCTACGATCCTTGGCAACCTCAGTTCGACCAGGCCGATGTGGTGCACTTTTTTTCGGTCCAGGGAGGTTCCATTCCCTTCTGCCGACACGTCAAGAACAGAGGCCTTCCCCTTGCCATCTCCCCCATTCTCTGGCTTGGCGAAAACAAATATGATTATGCGCTGAAGGAAATTGGCGCATTGCTCGAGCTGTGTGATGTGGTGCTGCCGAACTCTCGGGCCGAGGGAAAGCTGCTGGCAAACTGGTACAAGTTGCCGGAAAGCAAGTTCGCGCCCGTTGTCAACGGCGTTGACGATCGCTTTTTTGCCAAAGGGGACCCTCTGATATTTTGCGAACGATTTGGCATTGAGACACCTTTCCTGCTGAATATCGCCAATATCGAACCTCGTAAGAATCAAAAGCGGCTGATTCAGGCGAGCAGAGACCTCGAAATGCTCGTTATCCTCGCCGGACGGATTCGGGATGAAGCTTACTGGAAGGAATGCCAGGAATATATGCACCCGGGAGTGCGTTACATAGGTCCTCTGGAGTATGCTTCGGATCTTCATCGCTCTGCATATGCAGCCTGCAAGGGCTTTATCCTGGCCACTCGCCTGGAGACTCCCGGCCTGGCAGCATTAGAAGCCGCGGCTCAGGGCGTTCCTCTATGCATTACCAGCGAGGGCTGCGCGGAGGAGTATTTTGGAGAACATCCGCATTATGTCGATCCCCAATCGGTGGAATCCATACGCGCCGGGCTCAAGGCAGTCTGTGGCATGGAGAGGTCCCCAGAATTGGCTAGGCTTGTAAAAAGGCGCTATACATGGGATGAGGCAGGGCGCCAACTGCACGAGGTGTACACGCGCTTGGTCTAG
- a CDS encoding phenylacetate--CoA ligase family protein, which produces MAYPIAQRMEKRSILPKARALRRAARQPFAERKAQASEMLLDTLRHAQATVPYYRDLFASLSFDPEKVAKDPRYLEDLPWLTKDILQEQGARMLSEDYEYKSLCQCKTGSSTGPSALIYYDPVSRDWTAAHNIVSLWLGGKRRWNSEIHLSTRFIEPQHKIDIRREAFKCFALNRVNVLTDSYSAEGLAPAWDKISKVRPHVVQGHPSTMYALARYVEQLPKHPGKRFNMFVSTGEMLEERQREAIERVLKCRVANRYGAAEFGVMAQELKDRPGNEMLVADFMVWPDVADPDNDGYGELAFTNLRNPSMPLIRYRMGDMGRLEEHDDGWWITDITGRVHDKVSINGDVYPTHYVQDILDRCGHIQDFQIAVRQGEVEELRLVVAEKDWEPIATKVRQNFPDVALRRIRADELLFQGWRGKFRYICNVDAHEPDKEEYVS; this is translated from the coding sequence ATGGCCTACCCCATTGCCCAGCGCATGGAAAAACGGTCAATTCTTCCCAAGGCTCGCGCGTTACGCAGGGCAGCACGGCAGCCCTTCGCCGAGAGAAAGGCTCAAGCCAGTGAGATGCTTTTGGATACCCTCAGGCATGCCCAGGCAACCGTACCGTACTATCGCGACCTGTTCGCCTCTCTTTCGTTCGATCCGGAAAAAGTCGCCAAGGATCCCCGCTACCTTGAGGATCTGCCATGGCTCACCAAGGACATCCTGCAAGAGCAAGGCGCACGCATGCTCAGCGAGGATTACGAATACAAGTCGCTCTGCCAGTGCAAAACCGGCAGCTCCACCGGCCCTTCCGCATTGATCTATTATGATCCCGTCTCCCGGGACTGGACCGCTGCGCACAACATCGTTTCTCTGTGGCTAGGCGGCAAGCGACGCTGGAACTCCGAAATTCATCTCTCCACCCGCTTCATCGAACCACAGCACAAGATAGATATCCGGCGTGAGGCGTTCAAGTGTTTCGCCCTGAACCGCGTCAATGTGCTGACGGACAGCTACAGCGCGGAGGGTCTGGCGCCAGCCTGGGACAAGATCAGCAAGGTGCGTCCACATGTGGTGCAAGGACATCCGTCCACCATGTACGCCCTCGCACGGTATGTGGAGCAGTTGCCCAAGCACCCGGGCAAACGATTCAATATGTTCGTCTCCACCGGCGAGATGCTTGAAGAGCGCCAGCGGGAGGCCATCGAGCGCGTGCTGAAATGCAGGGTGGCCAACAGGTACGGCGCGGCCGAGTTCGGAGTCATGGCGCAAGAGCTGAAGGACCGGCCGGGAAACGAAATGCTGGTGGCCGACTTCATGGTATGGCCGGATGTAGCGGATCCGGACAACGACGGATATGGGGAGCTGGCCTTCACGAATTTACGCAATCCATCCATGCCCCTGATCCGCTACCGCATGGGAGACATGGGCCGGCTTGAGGAGCACGACGACGGTTGGTGGATCACGGATATCACCGGCCGCGTTCACGACAAGGTCAGCATCAATGGCGATGTTTATCCCACACATTACGTCCAGGACATCCTGGATCGCTGCGGTCACATCCAGGACTTTCAGATCGCTGTACGCCAGGGCGAGGTGGAGGAACTGCGCCTGGTGGTGGCGGAGAAGGATTGGGAGCCCATAGCGACGAAAGTGCGGCAGAACTTTCCGGATGTAGCCTTGCGTCGAATACGGGCAGACGAACTGCTGTTCCAGGGCTGGCGCGGAAAATTCCGCTATATATGCAACGTCGATGCGCACGAGCCGGACAAGGAGGAGTATGTCTCTTAG
- a CDS encoding ABC transporter permease: MSLSATWSWRLDLIRVLLKKELLVRYKGSFFGYLWSVMNPLATAGIYYVVFGLISRFNQPNYLIMLLAALFPWQWVSSSIGFGANCFINNKPLVKKVAFPRLTIPFVTNLQDMVHFLISLPVYIAFMFAYGLYPGINWLWSVPLMVLITLGTVYGICLFTGSINIFFRDLGYIVSIAMHALFFGCPIIYPLSHVPDKFHFVFLLNPLAPMMICWRSALYENSIDLYYLPYAILYAFILFSIGLFTYHKLHWKFAEAL; this comes from the coding sequence ATGTCTCTTAGCGCGACATGGAGCTGGCGACTCGATCTCATCAGAGTGCTACTGAAAAAGGAGCTGCTTGTACGCTATAAAGGCAGCTTTTTCGGCTATCTATGGTCTGTCATGAATCCGTTGGCAACGGCCGGGATTTATTACGTGGTGTTCGGACTTATTTCTCGCTTCAATCAGCCGAACTACCTGATCATGTTGCTGGCCGCCCTCTTTCCCTGGCAGTGGGTTTCCAGCTCTATAGGATTTGGGGCCAACTGCTTCATCAACAACAAGCCACTGGTGAAAAAAGTGGCGTTCCCACGTCTCACCATTCCATTTGTGACTAATCTGCAGGACATGGTGCACTTTCTGATCTCGCTGCCTGTATATATTGCGTTCATGTTCGCCTATGGTCTCTACCCAGGAATCAACTGGCTCTGGAGCGTTCCGTTGATGGTCCTGATAACCCTGGGCACGGTGTATGGCATTTGCCTGTTCACTGGGAGTATCAATATCTTCTTCCGAGACCTGGGCTACATCGTCAGCATCGCCATGCACGCATTGTTCTTTGGTTGTCCCATTATCTACCCATTGAGTCATGTCCCTGACAAATTTCATTTCGTTTTTCTGCTTAACCCGCTGGCTCCCATGATGATCTGCTGGCGCAGTGCCCTATATGAGAACTCAATAGATTTGTATTATTTACCATACGCCATACTGTATGCATTTATTCTCTTCTCCATCGGGCTATTCACGTACCACAAGCTCCATTGGAAATTCGCGGAAGCACTGTAA
- a CDS encoding glycosyltransferase codes for MGDIVISFRDVVKTYPSYHQFNGGIKNFIFHLHSNIKEMRKRFLAINGLSLDIKRGENFAFIGRNGAGKSTLLGLMAGVLKPDSGEISVHGRISPLLSLGAGFHPELTGRENILLNGVLLGLSREKVLSRIDEIIAFSELEAFIDQPVRTYSSGMYSKLGFSVVTILDPEILLLDEVLAVGDVAFVEKCKKSFDAFRSDKNVTMVLVSHSLPMVAETCDRAAWIHHKKVRALGPSADVVSEYMTAMMPKVDTPATITAQPAHVSLGVCSLDASSGAVFKPRIVSEVEEPTIRISLLRRSDGAVIRDWTTAPQPMALSHEEDGWLLTPRFTDRFEPVPIAPNAGNRADEEDDYALMRVWAEKDGRKITPPIHTAVVLDQTSRTALETERGRILFHYGANGCERVPAWPAGMAIRIVARNLFCKDGIGAFVLGLAGLLTSAGLRVQLYAYVFDPALSGFVQSISDLENDAKEHDLLIYNWSIEDEFLSTITSVPCKKLLYYHNVTPGAFFEAYDKTFAAVLDRSTEQYEYFKLFDAVLANSEYSLENIRPYLDTDIYASHCPPTLNPARLTSVTPEPVKMPDTNRFLFWISRMAPHKRPTLAIDIFAELAAKDDNIGLVMVGGGRNDFPSQAAQIEEALAQLPKKVRARCALMEGVSDSKLAFLYSRATVLLATSAHEGFGLPLMEAMGAGLPVVATSQPAVEEVLDGAGMILPDDPAAAATALGELLNDASRLETLKQEGVARAETLYAMADGSVVFDAAEAALARESDKA; via the coding sequence ATGGGCGATATCGTTATTTCATTCCGTGACGTAGTGAAGACGTACCCCTCGTACCACCAGTTCAATGGCGGTATAAAAAATTTTATTTTCCATCTCCATTCGAACATCAAGGAGATGCGCAAGCGCTTCCTGGCCATCAACGGGCTGAGCCTTGATATCAAACGCGGAGAGAACTTCGCCTTTATTGGTCGCAACGGCGCAGGGAAGAGCACGCTGCTCGGTCTCATGGCCGGGGTACTGAAGCCAGATTCGGGTGAGATATCCGTTCACGGCAGGATCTCGCCCTTGCTGTCCCTGGGCGCAGGTTTCCACCCGGAGCTGACTGGCCGCGAGAACATTCTGCTTAACGGAGTGCTTTTGGGGCTCTCCCGAGAGAAAGTGCTTAGTCGTATTGATGAGATCATCGCTTTTTCAGAGCTGGAGGCTTTTATCGACCAACCTGTGCGAACGTACTCCTCTGGCATGTACAGCAAGCTCGGCTTCTCTGTGGTGACCATACTGGATCCGGAGATTCTGCTGCTTGATGAGGTCCTGGCGGTCGGCGATGTTGCTTTTGTTGAAAAGTGCAAGAAATCATTCGATGCGTTCCGCAGCGACAAGAACGTAACCATGGTTCTGGTTTCGCATTCCCTGCCCATGGTGGCCGAGACATGCGACCGAGCCGCATGGATTCATCACAAGAAAGTGAGGGCGCTGGGCCCCTCCGCCGATGTAGTTTCAGAGTATATGACGGCCATGATGCCCAAAGTCGACACGCCGGCGACGATCACCGCGCAGCCCGCCCATGTCAGCCTGGGCGTGTGCTCTCTGGATGCAAGCTCCGGAGCTGTGTTCAAGCCCCGCATTGTCAGCGAAGTGGAGGAGCCGACGATTCGTATATCTTTGCTGCGGCGGTCTGACGGCGCCGTTATCCGCGATTGGACAACGGCGCCGCAGCCAATGGCTCTATCGCACGAAGAAGACGGCTGGCTGCTGACGCCGCGCTTTACAGATAGGTTCGAGCCGGTTCCAATCGCTCCAAATGCAGGGAACAGAGCGGATGAAGAAGATGATTATGCGCTCATGCGCGTTTGGGCCGAAAAGGATGGACGGAAGATTACGCCGCCCATCCATACAGCGGTGGTCCTTGACCAGACCTCGCGCACTGCCCTGGAAACAGAGCGTGGTCGCATATTGTTCCATTACGGGGCGAACGGGTGCGAACGAGTGCCGGCCTGGCCTGCCGGTATGGCAATCCGGATAGTAGCGCGCAATCTGTTCTGTAAGGATGGTATTGGCGCGTTTGTCCTGGGTCTGGCCGGGCTTTTGACTTCGGCGGGCTTGCGTGTTCAGCTATATGCCTATGTATTCGATCCGGCGCTTTCCGGCTTCGTGCAATCCATCAGCGACCTTGAAAACGACGCCAAGGAACACGATCTCCTCATTTACAACTGGTCCATTGAGGACGAGTTTTTGTCCACAATTACCTCTGTGCCATGCAAAAAGCTCCTTTATTACCACAACGTGACCCCGGGGGCTTTTTTTGAGGCGTACGACAAAACATTCGCTGCTGTTCTAGATCGCTCTACCGAGCAATATGAATACTTCAAGCTTTTCGACGCCGTTCTTGCCAACTCGGAATACAGCTTGGAAAACATTCGTCCGTACTTGGATACAGACATCTATGCGTCCCACTGCCCTCCCACGCTCAATCCTGCCCGCCTCACCTCGGTAACTCCGGAACCTGTCAAGATGCCGGACACCAACCGCTTCCTGTTCTGGATCAGCCGTATGGCGCCGCACAAGCGTCCCACGCTGGCCATCGACATCTTCGCTGAACTTGCAGCCAAAGATGACAACATCGGGCTGGTCATGGTCGGTGGCGGCAGAAATGATTTCCCCAGCCAGGCCGCCCAGATCGAGGAGGCCCTGGCCCAATTGCCGAAAAAGGTGCGGGCGCGTTGTGCGTTGATGGAGGGCGTGAGCGACTCCAAGCTGGCGTTTTTATACTCGCGTGCGACAGTGTTGCTCGCAACGAGCGCTCATGAAGGTTTTGGCCTGCCGCTCATGGAAGCCATGGGCGCCGGTCTACCTGTGGTAGCAACTTCTCAACCCGCCGTGGAGGAGGTCCTGGACGGCGCGGGGATGATCCTACCGGATGATCCAGCCGCGGCGGCAACCGCCCTTGGCGAGCTTTTGAATGACGCTTCACGCCTGGAAACACTGAAACAGGAAGGGGTTGCTCGAGCCGAAACGCTGTACGCCATGGCCGACGGCTCTGTTGTGTTCGACGCCGCCGAGGCGGCGCTTGCGCGCGAGAGCGACAAAGCATGA
- a CDS encoding class I SAM-dependent methyltransferase, translating into MTHLQEKGAFFHSGYRFLKLTSATEVARMCEAYPEFLAVRRKFYGESDDDYTKARLKLAQDLCICDFFHYHVTKGAKVLEIGGGFSRLLEYLQDDVEGWNLDKFEGWGNGPTDIPKDTGFKIVPNYIGAYDKNIPDNYFDIVYSISVLEHINLEDEALDDVIQDMERVLKPGGFSVHCIDCRFPPNLAPDISNRRMLKHLMKHYGLSENFIYANHDHENVYHMSAYAYNAYWKSSCGNRPYELDGLPFNIFVAVQKPE; encoded by the coding sequence ATGACGCATCTGCAGGAGAAAGGCGCCTTCTTTCACAGTGGGTATCGATTTCTGAAGTTGACCAGTGCGACCGAAGTGGCCCGCATGTGCGAGGCTTATCCGGAGTTCCTCGCCGTACGTCGCAAGTTCTACGGTGAATCCGACGACGACTACACTAAGGCGCGTCTCAAGTTGGCCCAGGACTTATGTATCTGTGATTTTTTCCACTATCATGTCACAAAAGGCGCCAAAGTACTTGAAATAGGCGGAGGATTTTCCCGTTTGTTGGAGTATCTGCAAGACGACGTGGAAGGCTGGAATCTGGACAAGTTCGAAGGATGGGGAAACGGTCCAACCGATATCCCAAAAGATACCGGCTTTAAAATCGTCCCCAATTACATTGGTGCATACGACAAAAATATTCCAGACAACTATTTCGACATCGTCTACTCCATTTCAGTACTCGAACATATAAATCTCGAGGATGAAGCTTTGGATGATGTGATACAAGATATGGAGCGTGTCTTGAAACCTGGTGGGTTCAGCGTCCATTGCATTGACTGTAGATTCCCACCGAATTTAGCTCCTGATATCTCAAATCGCAGAATGTTGAAGCATTTGATGAAGCACTATGGTCTTTCCGAGAACTTTATCTATGCAAACCATGACCACGAAAACGTCTATCATATGTCAGCATATGCGTACAATGCGTACTGGAAGTCCAGCTGTGGCAATCGTCCTTATGAGTTAGACGGCTTGCCGTTCAACATCTTCGTTGCTGTGCAGAAGCCTGAATAA